The Selenomonadales bacterium genome segment TCAGCCCAAGCCGTGCCTGCTGCTACGCCGTTGTCTTCGTCGCCAACTGCTACATCGTATACATAACCGCATACTGTGCATACCCAAGTCATTTTCGTTCACCTTCTTTCTTCTCTGTTATATCTACACTCTTATTATACCGAAAAAATCCTACTTATACAA includes the following:
- a CDS encoding rubredoxin, which encodes MTWVCTVCGYVYDVAVGDEDNGVAAGTAWADVPEDWVCPLCSVGKDMFEEQ